The following proteins are encoded in a genomic region of Paenibacillus sp. FSL R7-0273:
- a CDS encoding sensor histidine kinase: protein MNKSKADFFPLRPQPGQRGRLRLSAKLRSIQLIITLSFTTVAVLVAVIVAFMLYSKFAKTAEENANLNMQQIIEQVNYNLELYVKGMGNIFDTAEKQITTSASIDSPLLNERMDTLMSSREDLVSVAVFTPQGQYVVGTPGQKMRLNTQLQSQSWFTSAQKTPDISYSAPHIQNLFKGKYTWVVSISKMIQYKQNGELKSGILLIDFNFRTIDQLSRQVKLGKRGYAYILDPLGNIVYHPQQQLIYAGLKYENVEPVLEYAYRSYLDESTGEKRFITVRTVEETGWKIVGVAYYDEIVTTKRDLNQFLIWFLAVVILCVIAVSVFLSWLIASPIRKLERTVKQVGEGDLNTPINVSGAYEVEQLSRRFNLMLQRIRQLMDQIIYEQETKRKGELEVLQSQINPHFLYNTLNSVVRLAERGKNDEVITMIQSLSKFFRISLSKGNNIITVQEELDHIRHYLVIQSFRFKNKFCFEIKAQDEVLQLQTIKLILQPIVENALYHGIEMSPDEGLVLITAELQDGLIVIRVSDNGIGMSRETLNTILSGGVKSGKTGSGSGVGVRNVNERISLYYGREFGLTFESELEEGTIVTIVFPAVSSRAVEEGGEESS from the coding sequence ATGAACAAAAGCAAGGCGGACTTCTTCCCGCTGCGTCCGCAGCCCGGCCAGCGCGGCCGGCTGCGCCTCTCGGCTAAGCTGCGCAGCATCCAGCTGATAATAACGTTATCCTTCACGACAGTGGCCGTTCTTGTAGCGGTCATTGTCGCTTTTATGCTGTACAGCAAATTTGCCAAGACAGCGGAGGAGAATGCGAACCTGAACATGCAGCAGATTATTGAGCAGGTGAATTACAACCTGGAGCTGTACGTGAAGGGAATGGGCAATATCTTTGATACGGCTGAGAAGCAGATTACCACCAGCGCATCCATTGATTCGCCTCTGCTTAATGAACGCATGGATACGCTGATGAGCAGCCGTGAGGATCTGGTGTCTGTGGCTGTTTTTACTCCCCAGGGCCAGTATGTGGTTGGTACTCCCGGGCAAAAGATGCGGCTGAATACGCAGCTCCAGAGCCAGAGCTGGTTCACCAGCGCCCAGAAAACGCCGGACATCTCCTATTCCGCACCGCATATCCAGAATTTGTTCAAAGGGAAATATACATGGGTCGTCTCCATCAGCAAAATGATCCAGTACAAGCAGAACGGGGAGCTGAAGTCCGGTATTTTGCTGATTGATTTTAACTTCCGGACGATTGACCAGCTTAGCCGCCAGGTAAAGCTCGGCAAGCGTGGATATGCCTATATCCTCGACCCCCTGGGCAATATCGTCTATCATCCGCAGCAGCAGCTGATCTATGCCGGCCTGAAGTATGAGAATGTGGAGCCGGTTCTTGAGTATGCTTACCGGAGCTATCTGGATGAATCCACCGGGGAGAAACGGTTTATTACGGTGCGTACCGTGGAGGAGACCGGGTGGAAAATCGTCGGTGTTGCTTACTACGATGAGATTGTAACCACCAAGCGGGATCTCAACCAGTTCCTGATCTGGTTCCTCGCTGTCGTCATTCTCTGTGTTATCGCTGTTTCCGTCTTCCTGTCCTGGCTGATTGCAAGTCCGATCCGGAAGCTGGAGCGCACGGTCAAGCAGGTGGGTGAAGGGGATCTGAATACACCTATTAACGTTAGCGGCGCTTATGAGGTGGAGCAGCTGTCGAGGCGCTTTAATCTGATGCTGCAGCGGATCCGCCAGCTGATGGACCAGATTATCTATGAGCAGGAGACGAAACGCAAAGGCGAGCTTGAGGTGCTGCAATCGCAGATTAATCCCCACTTTTTGTACAATACGCTGAATTCTGTCGTCCGGCTGGCTGAGCGCGGCAAAAATGATGAGGTCATCACGATGATCCAGTCACTCTCGAAGTTTTTCCGGATCAGTCTGAGCAAAGGAAATAACATCATTACGGTGCAGGAGGAGCTCGATCATATCCGCCATTATCTGGTGATCCAGAGCTTCCGCTTCAAGAATAAATTCTGCTTTGAGATCAAAGCGCAGGACGAGGTGCTTCAGCTTCAGACCATCAAGCTGATTTTGCAGCCGATTGTCGAGAATGCCCTGTATCACGGGATTGAAATGTCGCCGGACGAGGGGCTGGTGCTGATTACTGCCGAGCTGCAGGATGGTCTGATTGTAATCAGGGTCAGCGATAACGGAATCGGCATGTCCAGGGAGACATTGAATACTATCCTCAGCGGCGGCGTTAAAAGCGGCAAAACCGGCAGCGGCTCGGGTGTCGGGGTACGAAATGTAAATGAACGGATCAGCCTCTATTACGGCCGCGAATTCGGGCTTACCTTCGAAAGTGAGCTGGAGGAAGGGACCATCGTGACCATTGTTTTTCCGGCAGTCAGCAGCAGGGCAGTTGAGGAAGGAGGGGAGGAATCATCATGA
- a CDS encoding response regulator: MYKLILAEDEEDVREGIIAQIDWEQYGFEVVEQAENGREAAEAVDRHMPDVVVTDIQMPFMNGLQLAEWIRSRHPNTKIIILTGFDEFEYAQKAIKLQIDEYILKPFSSQELIDVLLKVRTAIEAEIAEKENIYVLSEHYRKSLPVLREQFLSSLVSRRLPLQEISDKSSEYSIDLAGRQFQASVISIDYIHSGEQEGAAAGRHISLRDTGDHNLQLFAILNIAEEICQKHAFGRVFIHRDDVVLLSASQAADEAEITGSTLTVLEEIRQNVQRYLKLTVTAGAGTVCRSAGMLFNSFADAVQALDYRLILGNNRVIWIEDVESRAHQLPAFDELTQQSLIRTIKLGTVQELKQVVDELFGGLDTAQVSTQDYQIFLLEIITSILRVARESGSEAADFIGPGLSTLSELHKFNNMGEAKEWIIRICTRLMDSIASERQSSYKQLMDQAKDYIRSHYEESDISIGRVCQHLHISTGYFSSIFKKEMKMTFVSYLLQIRLEAAKELLRSTELKAFEIAEKIGFSDPNYFSFCFRKKYGQSPKEYKNSSRGG; this comes from the coding sequence ATGTATAAACTGATTCTTGCCGAAGATGAAGAGGATGTACGGGAAGGGATAATCGCCCAGATCGACTGGGAGCAATACGGCTTTGAGGTGGTTGAGCAGGCAGAGAACGGCCGGGAAGCGGCTGAGGCAGTGGACCGCCATATGCCGGACGTAGTCGTAACAGACATCCAGATGCCGTTTATGAACGGCCTGCAGCTGGCCGAGTGGATCCGCAGCCGTCACCCTAATACGAAGATCATCATTCTGACCGGCTTTGATGAATTTGAATACGCCCAGAAGGCGATCAAGCTGCAGATTGATGAATATATTTTGAAACCGTTCTCATCACAGGAGCTGATTGATGTGCTGCTGAAGGTAAGGACAGCCATTGAAGCTGAAATCGCCGAGAAGGAGAATATATATGTCCTCAGCGAGCATTACCGTAAAAGCCTGCCCGTGCTGCGGGAGCAGTTCCTCTCCTCGCTCGTATCCCGCCGGCTGCCGCTGCAGGAGATCAGTGATAAAAGCTCTGAGTATAGCATTGATCTTGCAGGAAGGCAGTTCCAGGCCTCGGTCATCAGCATTGACTATATTCATTCCGGGGAGCAGGAGGGGGCGGCAGCCGGCCGGCATATCTCGCTGCGGGACACCGGGGACCATAATCTCCAGCTGTTTGCCATCCTGAATATCGCCGAGGAGATATGCCAGAAGCATGCCTTCGGCAGAGTATTCATTCACCGGGATGATGTTGTGCTTCTGTCAGCGAGTCAGGCGGCTGATGAAGCCGAAATCACAGGCAGTACATTAACGGTTCTTGAAGAGATCCGCCAGAACGTGCAGCGTTATCTCAAGCTGACGGTGACGGCCGGGGCAGGCACGGTCTGCCGGTCTGCCGGCATGCTGTTCAATTCCTTTGCGGATGCGGTGCAGGCGCTGGATTACCGGCTCATACTCGGCAATAACAGAGTAATCTGGATTGAGGATGTCGAGTCCAGAGCACACCAGCTGCCTGCCTTTGATGAGCTGACCCAGCAGTCGCTGATCCGTACGATTAAGCTGGGTACCGTTCAGGAGCTGAAGCAGGTGGTGGACGAGCTGTTCGGCGGCCTGGATACGGCACAGGTCTCGACCCAGGATTATCAGATCTTTTTACTTGAGATTATTACGTCTATCCTGCGTGTAGCCAGGGAGTCGGGCAGTGAAGCGGCTGATTTCATCGGTCCCGGCTTGTCCACGCTGTCGGAATTGCATAAGTTCAACAATATGGGTGAAGCCAAGGAATGGATAATCAGGATTTGTACCCGGCTGATGGACTCCATCGCCTCGGAGCGCCAGTCCAGCTACAAGCAGCTGATGGATCAGGCCAAGGATTATATCCGCAGCCATTATGAGGAATCTGATATTTCCATCGGCCGGGTCTGTCAGCATCTGCACATCAGCACCGGCTATTTCAGCAGTATTTTTAAAAAAGAAATGAAAATGACCTTTGTCAGCTATCTGCTGCAGATCCGCCTGGAGGCGGCCAAGGAGCTGCTCCGCTCCACAGAGCTGAAGGCGTTTGAAATTGCCGAAAAAATCGGCTTCTCCGATCCAAATTACTTCAGCTTCTGCTTCCGCAAAAAATACGGGCAGTCGCCCAAAGAGTATAAGAACAGCTCCCGGGGAGGATAA
- a CDS encoding GNAT family N-acetyltransferase, which produces MNSSTQEQVLQIRKWSECDLERVTALLREFGYPTTLSVMKERMEGMEHDPFHCTMVAELDNEVVGMIDLHQVKSYYKQADCITEITALIVSEELRGNGLGKRLVAAAEDWARQKGCCQLFLRSGNRVERAPAHAFYRHIGFEKSAGYRFSKALV; this is translated from the coding sequence ATGAACAGTAGTACTCAGGAGCAGGTACTGCAAATTCGCAAATGGAGTGAATGTGATCTGGAGAGAGTCACCGCTCTTTTGCGTGAATTCGGCTATCCGACAACGCTTAGCGTGATGAAAGAGAGAATGGAAGGCATGGAGCATGATCCGTTCCACTGCACAATGGTTGCTGAGCTGGACAATGAGGTTGTGGGTATGATTGATCTTCATCAGGTGAAATCCTATTACAAGCAGGCAGACTGCATTACGGAGATTACCGCACTGATCGTATCAGAGGAGCTTAGAGGCAACGGACTTGGCAAAAGACTGGTCGCTGCCGCAGAGGACTGGGCCCGCCAAAAGGGCTGCTGCCAGCTGTTTCTCAGAAGCGGCAACCGCGTGGAACGCGCGCCGGCTCATGCGTTTTACCGTCATATCGGGTTCGAAAAAAGCGCAGGCTACCGCTTCAGCAAGGCCCTGGTCTAA
- the purT gene encoding formate-dependent phosphoribosylglycinamide formyltransferase: MWGAPFSARSRKLLLLGSGELGKEVIIEAQRLGVETVAVDRYPDAPAMGVAHRSYVIDMLDADALKALIRKEQPDLIVPEIEAIATHALLELEEEGFNVVPTARAARLTMDREGIRRLAAEELGLKTAPYRFADSLEELRAALEELGTPCVIKPIMSSSGKGQSICRQPEDAEACWNIALEGARAKGTRVIVEGFVTFESEITLLTVRTVSGTVFCPPIGHIQKDGDYVESWQPHQMSGEQLAEAQAIALAVTDQLGGLGIFGVELFLTDQGVLFSEVSPRPHDTGMVTMITQDLSEFALHVRAILGFPLDSVTLITPGASATLKAEAEGQAFTISGIGEALALPRTQVRVFGKPEIRHGRRMAVTLSAAEDVNIARTAAKQAASMLKVEVYEDEQ, encoded by the coding sequence ATGTGGGGAGCTCCCTTTTCAGCCCGAAGCCGTAAGCTGCTGCTCCTGGGCAGCGGAGAATTGGGTAAAGAAGTCATTATTGAAGCTCAGCGCCTTGGCGTAGAGACCGTAGCTGTAGACCGTTATCCGGATGCTCCTGCGATGGGCGTTGCCCACCGTTCGTATGTCATCGATATGCTGGACGCAGACGCGCTCAAAGCGCTGATCCGCAAGGAACAGCCGGATCTGATTGTGCCGGAGATTGAAGCGATTGCCACACATGCACTGCTGGAGCTGGAGGAGGAAGGCTTCAACGTTGTTCCTACCGCCCGTGCAGCCCGTCTGACGATGGACCGTGAGGGCATCCGCAGGCTTGCCGCCGAGGAGCTGGGACTTAAGACGGCCCCTTACCGCTTTGCCGACAGTCTGGAAGAGCTGCGCGCAGCGCTTGAGGAGCTTGGCACACCTTGTGTCATTAAGCCGATCATGAGCTCCTCGGGTAAAGGGCAGAGCATCTGCAGACAGCCGGAGGATGCGGAAGCCTGCTGGAACATTGCGCTTGAAGGCGCACGTGCCAAAGGAACCCGCGTCATTGTTGAAGGCTTTGTAACGTTTGAAAGTGAAATCACTCTGCTGACGGTGCGGACGGTAAGCGGGACTGTATTCTGTCCGCCGATCGGCCACATCCAGAAGGACGGCGATTATGTCGAATCCTGGCAGCCGCATCAGATGAGCGGGGAGCAGCTGGCTGAAGCACAAGCCATTGCCCTTGCGGTAACCGATCAGCTTGGCGGGCTGGGCATTTTCGGAGTGGAGCTGTTTTTGACGGATCAGGGAGTGCTGTTCAGCGAAGTGTCGCCGCGGCCTCATGATACGGGGATGGTCACTATGATTACACAGGATTTATCGGAATTTGCTCTGCATGTCAGAGCCATTCTTGGATTTCCGCTGGACTCGGTAACGCTTATCACGCCGGGGGCATCGGCTACCCTGAAAGCGGAGGCTGAAGGACAAGCCTTTACAATCTCCGGTATCGGTGAGGCGCTGGCACTGCCGCGCACACAGGTAAGGGTATTCGGTAAGCCTGAAATCCGTCACGGACGGCGGATGGCAGTAACGTTAAGTGCTGCGGAAGATGTGAATATCGCGCGGACGGCAGCCAAACAGGCGGCGTCTATGCTAAAAGTGGAGGTATATGAGGATGAACAGTAG
- a CDS encoding dynamin family protein, with the protein MRAEQTKLEQKQKQVKDLSLPSLQKLMEEWGEQETARVIADLQVKQQKEELTLAFCGHFSAGKSSMINKLCGSDVLPSGPVPTSANVVSIRCGEPRAVLYPVPERQDIPVIPRETTPDQLQEYCRNGGGYSSIEVWDQVPVLGAHGVLLDTPGVDSTDDGHQAATRSALHLADVVFYVMDYNHVQSENNLAFAKNLSDWGKPLYLIVNQIDKHREREITLEEYRRQLESAFDAWGIQAAGLLFTSLKVEDHPLNQWKELLELIAALLDRREELLQYSLSRSARHIADTLVTVFAEEQHEQREQLEEVTQGADVAEVEAALKALALEQEALAGLPEEARHNLRSGVDALLGNSNLTPADVREAAGAYVESLAPGFRRGLLFTAAKREKEQQKRLDAWHGLQSREISGQLDWHLLQAVREWAEGLDVWEDGAETRLKDSLPAVSREWLAGQVKPGTSGSGEALLNFCRTLAAEIKAQYRRAALAGGDELLAKLPPLIGERRGALARREAALLRQAEAAAALAALDRAAEARAAALAALLPQRRALTPGSLPEVRARAYAAAPEAAPREARPRHSAAAGPSAAPASPAAEGPAGGRRRLGQAAAVLDAAAELLRGEPAMASAARSLAARAEDLSGGRFTLALFGAFSAGKSSFANALLGEDVLPVSPHPATAAVGRILAPEGGYRHGDAVITMKSPEEFWDDIVHSFGVLQLPQPQRETWTTAAVSLQAGGLHPSALPHIGFLRAAAAGWQQAEGLLGNVRTVGLQEYRSLVADETRACFIQETDLYYDCPLTASGIVLVDTPGADSLHARHTGVTFGYMKNADAICFVTYYNHAFSKADRGLLAQLGRIKDSFALDKMFFIINASDLAGSEEELEEVKGHVTRNLRAGGLTAPRIFALSSLLALEGKTGMGPQRYEASRFGSFEEALAQFAGGELPQLSLNAARDSLTSVRQRAEEWQELAAAEAGRREAGMQELQARKEAAAQRLALLAAEERPARDLRREGEELIYHVRQRIGFALGSYFQESFHPSLLREDARNLKDIFTACGRELERTLQRELEQELWATTLRLEAAGVRLVRQAALAAAEELALSGRELQLQERWAAPDKLEAVLAPLDWPGFWSRFKSPRHFFEGPGRTELRAAAEPLLKESLTRAAEAEQQVLLDCYANAVNTALAQAADRLREALHEREEAMAELLKGGDSAEHWSGVVTRLQHLEQNFDGLLNKVL; encoded by the coding sequence GTGCGGGCAGAACAGACGAAGCTGGAACAGAAACAGAAACAGGTAAAGGATTTATCGTTACCCTCATTACAAAAGCTGATGGAGGAGTGGGGGGAACAGGAAACAGCCCGGGTGATTGCGGATCTACAGGTGAAGCAGCAGAAGGAGGAACTTACGCTGGCTTTTTGCGGGCATTTCTCTGCGGGCAAATCCAGCATGATCAACAAGCTGTGCGGCAGCGATGTGCTGCCTTCCGGTCCTGTTCCGACCAGTGCGAATGTGGTATCGATCCGCTGCGGAGAGCCGCGTGCAGTGCTGTATCCGGTGCCAGAGCGGCAGGATATTCCGGTAATTCCCCGGGAGACTACGCCTGACCAGCTGCAGGAGTACTGCCGTAACGGCGGCGGGTATTCGTCGATCGAAGTGTGGGATCAGGTTCCTGTGCTTGGAGCGCATGGTGTGCTGCTGGATACTCCGGGGGTTGATTCAACGGATGACGGACATCAGGCGGCGACCCGTTCGGCGCTGCATCTGGCTGATGTGGTGTTCTATGTGATGGATTATAACCATGTGCAGTCAGAGAATAATCTGGCTTTTGCCAAAAATCTCAGTGACTGGGGCAAGCCCCTGTACCTCATAGTCAATCAGATCGACAAGCACCGCGAGCGGGAAATCACCCTGGAAGAATACCGGCGGCAACTGGAAAGCGCTTTCGATGCCTGGGGCATTCAGGCCGCAGGGCTGCTGTTCACCTCGCTTAAGGTGGAAGACCATCCGCTTAATCAGTGGAAGGAGCTGTTAGAGCTGATTGCAGCACTGCTGGACCGGCGTGAGGAGCTTCTGCAATATAGCCTGTCCCGGTCAGCCCGTCATATTGCAGACACACTGGTAACCGTTTTTGCGGAAGAGCAGCATGAGCAGCGGGAGCAGCTGGAGGAAGTGACGCAGGGAGCGGATGTAGCAGAGGTAGAGGCAGCACTTAAGGCATTGGCGCTGGAGCAGGAGGCTCTTGCAGGGCTGCCGGAAGAGGCAAGGCACAATCTGCGGAGCGGGGTTGATGCGCTGCTTGGCAACAGCAATCTGACGCCTGCGGATGTCAGGGAGGCCGCCGGCGCTTATGTGGAGAGCCTTGCCCCCGGATTCCGGCGCGGACTCCTGTTCACCGCGGCCAAGCGGGAGAAGGAGCAGCAGAAGCGCCTAGATGCCTGGCACGGGCTGCAGAGCCGGGAAATCTCCGGCCAGCTGGACTGGCACCTTCTGCAGGCGGTGCGTGAATGGGCCGAAGGCCTGGATGTCTGGGAGGACGGGGCAGAAACCCGGCTGAAGGACAGCCTCCCGGCGGTGAGCCGCGAGTGGCTCGCGGGTCAGGTGAAGCCGGGAACCTCCGGCAGCGGCGAGGCGCTGCTCAATTTCTGCCGCACCCTTGCGGCAGAAATCAAAGCGCAGTACCGCCGCGCTGCGCTCGCCGGCGGCGATGAGCTGCTGGCGAAGCTGCCGCCGCTCATCGGGGAGCGGCGCGGTGCCCTCGCGCGCCGCGAAGCCGCCTTGCTGCGCCAGGCGGAGGCCGCCGCTGCGCTAGCGGCCCTTGACCGCGCGGCGGAGGCCCGCGCGGCAGCCCTTGCGGCGCTGCTGCCGCAGCGCCGCGCCCTCACCCCCGGCTCCCTGCCGGAGGTGAGGGCCAGAGCCTACGCGGCCGCGCCGGAGGCAGCGCCGCGTGAAGCACGGCCGCGGCACAGCGCCGCGGCCGGCCCTTCCGCCGCCCCGGCCTCTCCGGCGGCGGAAGGGCCGGCGGGCGGGCGCCGCCGGCTGGGGCAGGCCGCAGCGGTGCTGGACGCTGCGGCGGAGCTGCTGCGCGGCGAGCCGGCGATGGCCTCGGCAGCGCGCAGTCTGGCGGCGCGGGCGGAGGACCTCTCCGGCGGCCGCTTTACGCTGGCGCTGTTCGGAGCGTTCAGCGCCGGCAAGTCCTCCTTCGCCAACGCCCTGCTGGGCGAAGACGTGCTGCCTGTGTCTCCGCATCCCGCAACAGCGGCCGTCGGGCGCATTCTTGCGCCGGAGGGCGGGTACCGGCACGGGGATGCCGTTATTACCATGAAGTCGCCGGAGGAATTCTGGGATGACATTGTCCATTCCTTCGGGGTACTGCAGCTCCCGCAGCCGCAGCGTGAGACATGGACCACTGCTGCGGTCAGCCTGCAGGCCGGCGGCCTGCATCCGTCGGCGCTGCCGCATATCGGCTTTCTGCGGGCGGCAGCGGCAGGCTGGCAGCAGGCGGAAGGGCTGCTCGGCAACGTCCGGACTGTCGGTCTGCAGGAATACCGCAGCCTGGTCGCGGACGAGACGAGGGCCTGCTTCATTCAGGAGACGGATCTGTATTATGACTGTCCACTTACCGCAAGCGGCATCGTGCTGGTCGATACGCCGGGTGCAGATTCCCTGCATGCGCGCCATACCGGCGTGACCTTTGGTTACATGAAGAATGCCGATGCCATCTGCTTCGTGACTTATTATAATCATGCGTTTTCGAAGGCGGACCGCGGCCTGCTGGCCCAGCTTGGCCGGATCAAGGACAGCTTCGCCCTGGATAAAATGTTCTTCATCATCAATGCCTCTGATCTGGCAGGCAGCGAGGAGGAGCTGGAGGAGGTCAAAGGGCATGTGACCCGGAATCTGCGGGCCGGCGGGCTGACCGCACCGCGAATCTTTGCCCTGTCCAGCCTGCTGGCCCTGGAGGGCAAAACAGGAATGGGGCCTCAGCGGTATGAAGCCTCGCGCTTTGGCAGCTTTGAGGAGGCGCTGGCGCAGTTCGCCGGCGGCGAGCTGCCGCAGCTGTCGCTGAATGCCGCCCGGGACAGCCTCACCTCAGTGAGGCAAAGGGCCGAGGAATGGCAGGAGCTGGCGGCAGCGGAGGCGGGCAGGCGGGAAGCGGGCATGCAGGAGCTGCAGGCGCGCAAAGAAGCAGCCGCTCAGCGTCTGGCCCTGCTGGCTGCGGAAGAACGGCCTGCCCGCGACCTGCGGCGTGAAGGGGAAGAGCTGATCTATCATGTGCGCCAGCGGATCGGGTTTGCGCTGGGAAGCTATTTTCAGGAATCGTTCCACCCGTCCCTGCTGCGTGAGGACGCGCGTAATCTCAAGGACATCTTCACCGCCTGCGGCCGGGAGCTGGAACGCACGCTGCAGCGGGAGCTGGAGCAGGAATTGTGGGCAACCACGCTGCGGCTGGAAGCGGCCGGAGTGCGGCTGGTCAGGCAGGCTGCACTGGCAGCTGCAGAGGAGCTGGCCCTGTCCGGCCGTGAGCTTCAGCTGCAGGAGCGCTGGGCTGCGCCGGATAAGCTGGAGGCGGTGCTGGCCCCGCTCGACTGGCCCGGCTTCTGGAGCCGCTTTAAGTCGCCGCGCCACTTTTTTGAAGGGCCGGGCCGTACAGAGCTGCGGGCCGCTGCCGAGCCGCTGCTGAAGGAGTCGCTCACCCGGGCGGCGGAAGCGGAGCAGCAGGTCCTGCTCGATTGTTACGCCAATGCTGTGAACACCGCGCTGGCACAGGCCGCAGACAGGCTGCGGGAAGCGCTGCATGAACGCGAGGAAGCTATGGCAGAGCTGCTGAAAGGAGGTGATTCAGCAGAGCACTGGAGTGGAGTTGTCACCCGGCTGCAGCATCTGGAGCAAAATTTCGACGGGCTTTTAAATAAAGTTCTGTGA
- a CDS encoding PadR family transcriptional regulator, whose product MSRANSLETEQLTDSAYYILLALIVPRHGYAIMKYIEELTDGEVKIGPATLYTLIKKMQKNGYILLNEDDDERRKTYQLTAKGEMVIAAEIERRLRMARHGNAALHQSKEEASDEK is encoded by the coding sequence TTGTCCCGAGCTAACTCTTTAGAGACAGAGCAATTAACAGATTCGGCCTACTATATCCTTCTGGCTCTAATTGTGCCCCGGCACGGCTACGCCATTATGAAGTACATTGAAGAGCTGACAGACGGAGAAGTCAAGATCGGACCCGCTACGCTATATACCCTTATCAAAAAGATGCAGAAGAACGGTTACATTTTGCTGAATGAAGATGACGATGAGCGGAGGAAAACTTATCAGTTGACAGCCAAAGGTGAAATGGTGATTGCCGCTGAGATTGAACGGAGATTGAGAATGGCAAGGCACGGAAATGCTGCACTACATCAATCAAAGGAGGAAGCTTCAGATGAAAAATAA
- a CDS encoding DUF2812 domain-containing protein → MKNNSKQTKHVLTMGLAFAEEAEMKKLSRLAAQGWLLDRLSPFGFIVRRGTAHKLDYCLDIRMLQPAEEHEYRDLFADSGWNHVCSSGDLHIFSAEPGTVPIHTDRETLYDKYSRVVRQSRTAALIALMLTAVNFILLHLSAKLWDYVLIHNISLIGVMLSAMLLVPSVMVYFGFRQRLKAHSS, encoded by the coding sequence ATGAAAAATAACAGCAAGCAGACGAAGCATGTCCTAACGATGGGGTTGGCTTTTGCTGAAGAGGCCGAGATGAAAAAGTTAAGCAGACTGGCTGCACAAGGCTGGCTTTTGGACCGTTTATCCCCATTCGGGTTCATTGTCCGCAGAGGAACGGCGCATAAGCTGGATTACTGCCTCGATATACGGATGCTGCAGCCTGCTGAAGAGCATGAATACAGAGATCTGTTCGCAGACAGCGGTTGGAATCATGTATGCTCATCCGGGGATCTCCATATTTTCTCGGCAGAACCGGGCACCGTTCCTATCCATACCGACCGCGAGACCCTTTATGACAAATATTCCAGAGTTGTCCGCCAGAGCCGTACAGCAGCTCTTATTGCACTAATGCTGACAGCAGTAAACTTCATCTTGCTGCACTTGTCAGCAAAACTATGGGACTATGTACTGATACATAACATCTCCTTGATAGGCGTCATGCTCAGTGCCATGCTGCTTGTGCCTTCAGTCATGGTCTATTTCGGCTTCCGCCAGCGTCTGAAGGCACACTCTTCCTGA
- the nth gene encoding endonuclease III, whose amino-acid sequence MKAAEVRHILDTIGDLFPDAHCELNHKNAFELTIAVLLSAQCTDATVNKVTVDLFQKYQSPLDYVSVPLEELENDIRRIGLFRNKAKHIQKLCSILIEQYGGEVPEAHDQLVTLPGVGRKTANVVVSNAFGVPAIAVDTHVERVAKRLALAGWDDSVLEVEKKLMKAVPREEWTLTHHRLIFFGRYHCKAQNPACQICPLLDVCREGKKRMKTATIRKTKTEAGAIKKLEMKKRMG is encoded by the coding sequence ATGAAAGCTGCAGAGGTCCGCCACATTCTGGATACTATTGGAGACTTGTTTCCTGATGCACATTGCGAGCTGAACCACAAGAACGCCTTCGAGCTGACGATTGCGGTATTGCTGTCAGCCCAATGTACGGACGCAACAGTAAATAAAGTGACAGTGGACCTGTTTCAAAAGTATCAATCTCCGCTGGATTATGTTTCAGTTCCTCTAGAGGAGCTGGAGAATGATATCCGGCGTATCGGATTGTTCCGTAACAAAGCCAAGCATATTCAGAAGCTCTGCTCGATCCTTATTGAGCAGTACGGCGGAGAAGTGCCGGAGGCGCATGATCAGCTGGTTACTTTGCCTGGCGTAGGGCGCAAGACAGCCAATGTCGTAGTTTCCAATGCCTTTGGAGTTCCGGCCATTGCCGTCGATACTCACGTTGAGCGTGTAGCCAAGCGGCTGGCGCTGGCGGGCTGGGATGATTCCGTGCTTGAGGTGGAGAAGAAGCTGATGAAGGCGGTGCCGCGTGAGGAGTGGACACTTACGCATCACCGGCTGATTTTTTTCGGACGCTATCACTGTAAAGCACAGAATCCGGCATGTCAGATATGTCCGCTGCTCGATGTATGCCGGGAAGGTAAAAAACGTATGAAAACCGCAACAATCAGGAAAACTAAGACTGAGGCGGGAGCAATCAAGAAGTTAGAGATGAAGAAGAGGATGGGATAG